One genomic region from Thermoleptolyngbya sichuanensis A183 encodes:
- a CDS encoding serine/threonine protein kinase: MSGQILGDRYEVEQQLGKKSGRWTLLARDLMTHEPVILKVVFIDENLGPDDLKLFTREADALQVLAHPATPRYLGYFEIDLPRGGKALALIQSYLPGTSLDKYLKAERTLSEAEAKQVARKALEILQYLHAQQPPIVHRDIKPSNVLLSDDEGAIATQVNLVDFGSVKSLASADGTTFSIVGTEGYVAPEQIGRRAMTASDLYSLGMTLVVGMTGIEPMNLPHRGLRIDLAQCLQCSPDFATWLKQMTESDVTQRFRTADAALAALPTG; this comes from the coding sequence ATGTCAGGTCAGATACTTGGCGATCGTTACGAAGTGGAACAGCAACTCGGCAAAAAGTCTGGCCGCTGGACGCTGCTGGCCCGCGATCTGATGACCCATGAACCCGTCATCCTCAAGGTCGTGTTTATTGACGAAAACCTTGGTCCCGATGACCTCAAGCTGTTTACCCGCGAGGCCGATGCGCTGCAAGTGCTGGCCCATCCTGCTACGCCGCGCTACCTGGGCTATTTTGAAATCGACCTGCCTCGCGGCGGAAAGGCCCTGGCGCTGATTCAGAGCTATTTGCCGGGAACCTCGCTCGATAAATACCTCAAGGCCGAGCGCACCCTCAGCGAAGCCGAAGCCAAACAGGTTGCGCGGAAGGCACTGGAAATTTTGCAATATCTGCACGCGCAGCAGCCGCCCATTGTGCATCGAGACATCAAGCCCAGCAACGTGCTGCTGTCGGACGATGAAGGGGCGATCGCCACTCAGGTCAACCTAGTCGATTTTGGCTCCGTCAAGTCTCTTGCCTCTGCGGATGGCACCACCTTTAGCATCGTTGGCACTGAAGGCTACGTTGCGCCAGAGCAAATCGGTCGCCGCGCCATGACCGCCTCCGATCTCTACAGCCTGGGCATGACGTTGGTCGTCGGCATGACCGGAATCGAACCCATGAATCTGCCCCACCGGGGACTTCGCATCGATCTGGCTCAGTGCCTCCAGTGCAGCCCCGACTTTGCCACTTGGCTGAAGCAAATGACCGAGTCAGACGTAACCCAGCGATTTCGCACGGCCGATGCGGCGCTGGCGGCTCTGCCCACGGGGTAG
- a CDS encoding glutamate--tRNA ligase family protein → MDDSFAVLPLTHAYRGRLAPTPTGHLHLGHAKTFWTAQQRAVQHGGVLVLRIEDLDRNRCKPEYADDLLEDLVWFGFCWQEGPDVGGPFQPYRQRDRQSFYHQTWQQLNHLGAIYPSPHSRKDVANALRAPHEGDREVIFPVKLRPATWEVATEPGEVNWRFRVPDGEAIAFIDEHLGPQRFIAGQDFGDFMVWRRDGLPSYDLAVVTDDHAMAISEVVRGEDLLLSAAKQILLYRTLGWEIPAFYHCPLVRDAAGKRLAKRDGARSLRSLRQQGITPEHIRESWELFL, encoded by the coding sequence GTGGATGATTCATTTGCGGTGTTGCCATTGACCCATGCCTATCGCGGGCGACTCGCGCCGACACCCACCGGGCACCTGCACTTGGGTCATGCCAAAACGTTTTGGACGGCGCAGCAGCGGGCTGTGCAGCATGGCGGCGTGCTGGTTTTGCGAATCGAAGACCTCGACCGCAATCGCTGCAAACCCGAATATGCTGACGATTTGCTGGAAGATTTGGTCTGGTTTGGCTTTTGCTGGCAAGAAGGGCCCGACGTAGGCGGCCCATTTCAGCCCTACAGGCAGCGCGATCGCCAGTCGTTCTACCACCAAACCTGGCAGCAGTTGAACCATCTCGGCGCAATTTATCCCAGTCCCCACTCTCGTAAAGACGTGGCCAATGCGCTCCGTGCGCCCCATGAGGGCGATCGCGAAGTGATCTTTCCCGTCAAATTGCGTCCTGCAACGTGGGAAGTGGCAACGGAACCCGGCGAGGTGAACTGGCGATTTCGTGTGCCCGATGGCGAGGCGATCGCCTTTATAGACGAACATCTAGGCCCACAGCGCTTCATTGCAGGGCAGGACTTTGGTGACTTCATGGTGTGGCGGCGAGACGGGCTGCCCAGCTATGACCTGGCCGTCGTGACCGACGACCACGCAATGGCGATTTCCGAAGTGGTGCGCGGCGAAGACCTGCTGCTTTCCGCCGCCAAGCAGATTTTGCTCTATCGCACACTGGGCTGGGAAATTCCGGCATTCTATCACTGTCCCTTAGTGCGCGATGCAGCAGGCAAGCGACTGGCAAAACGCGACGGGGCCCGCAGCCTGCGATCGCTCCGGCAACAGGGCATTACCCCAGAACACATTCGAGAATCGTGGGAACTGTTCCTGTAG
- the sat gene encoding sulfate adenylyltransferase, with protein sequence MTHFPDPAPAHGGTLINRICTPEQRQEFLDKADFLPRLRLDERAVSDLELIAIGGFSPLTGFMEQADYQRVVDEMHLANGLPWSIPITLSVTEEEATPLKEGMLVRLDDSLGRFVGVLQLTQKYTYDKVHEALHVYRTNEEKHPGVKVVYRQGPVNLAGPVWLLQRDAHPRFPTYQIDPAESRALFRDKGWKTIVGFQTRNPIHRAHEYIIKCAMEVVDGLFLHPLVGATKEDDIPADVRMNCYEIMLENYFPKDRVILAINPAAMRYAGPREAIFHALVRKNYGCTHFIVGRDHAGVGDYYGTYDAQYIFDEFDPLALGITPLKFEHAFYCTRTNQMATTKTSPSTPEERIHLSGTKVREMLRNGQLPPPEFSRPLVAAELARAMQIPQPSFEI encoded by the coding sequence ATGACTCACTTCCCCGATCCGGCCCCTGCCCACGGCGGGACGTTGATTAACCGAATCTGCACTCCAGAGCAGCGGCAAGAGTTTTTGGATAAAGCCGACTTTTTGCCCCGGCTCCGGCTCGATGAGCGGGCCGTGTCAGATTTGGAGCTAATCGCGATCGGCGGCTTTAGCCCCCTAACGGGCTTCATGGAGCAGGCAGACTATCAGCGCGTGGTCGATGAAATGCACCTGGCCAATGGGCTGCCGTGGTCGATCCCAATCACGCTGTCGGTGACGGAAGAAGAAGCCACGCCGCTGAAAGAGGGGATGTTGGTGCGGCTGGATGACTCTCTGGGGCGGTTCGTTGGCGTGCTGCAACTGACGCAAAAGTACACCTACGACAAGGTTCACGAGGCGCTACATGTCTATCGCACCAATGAAGAAAAGCATCCCGGTGTAAAGGTGGTTTATCGCCAGGGTCCGGTGAACTTGGCCGGCCCGGTGTGGCTGCTTCAGCGCGATGCCCATCCACGGTTTCCCACCTATCAAATCGACCCGGCTGAGTCGCGGGCGCTGTTTCGAGATAAGGGCTGGAAAACGATCGTCGGCTTCCAGACCCGCAACCCCATCCACCGGGCCCACGAATACATTATCAAATGCGCGATGGAAGTGGTGGACGGGCTGTTTTTGCATCCGCTGGTGGGCGCAACCAAAGAGGACGACATTCCGGCAGACGTGCGGATGAACTGCTACGAGATCATGCTGGAAAACTACTTCCCGAAGGATCGAGTGATTCTGGCGATCAACCCGGCTGCGATGCGCTATGCCGGCCCTAGAGAGGCGATTTTCCACGCGCTGGTGCGGAAAAACTACGGCTGCACGCACTTCATCGTGGGGCGCGATCATGCGGGCGTGGGCGACTATTACGGAACCTACGACGCACAGTATATTTTCGACGAATTTGACCCGCTGGCGCTGGGCATCACGCCGCTGAAGTTTGAACACGCCTTCTACTGCACCCGCACCAACCAGATGGCGACCACCAAAACCAGCCCCAGCACGCCCGAAGAGCGGATTCACCTATCGGGAACAAAGGTGCGGGAAATGCTGCGAAACGGACAACTGCCACCGCCGGAGTTTTCTCGTCCGCTGGTGGCGGCTGAACTGGCGCGGGCAATGCAGATTCCGCAGCCGTCGTTTGAGATTTAG